A region from the Brassica napus cultivar Da-Ae chromosome C8, Da-Ae, whole genome shotgun sequence genome encodes:
- the LOC106434918 gene encoding agamous-like MADS-box protein AGL61 encodes MEEVKETLPTTFLKPNEQLQNPNVLVTQTKKELTKPRNPKTSRGRQKIEIKEIKEDSKRHVTFSKRRRGLFKKAAELSVLTGAKIAVVTFSKCGRIYSFGHVDSLMDKYLRKIPVNLDVYSGGDSAEEGGRPWWERPVESVPEEELEEYIMAMSVLRDKLGTKINDMGSIVPAWPINMMGWKPQMDMQSMGDVTDGVTRCRLGQNG; translated from the coding sequence ATGGAAGAAGTAAAAGAAACTTTACCGACTACTTTCTTGAAACCTAATGAACAACTTCAAAACCCTAACGTGTTGGTTACTCAAACCAAAAAAGAGTTGACAAAACCACGAAACCCTAAAACGAGCCGAGGTCGACAGAAGATTGAGATCAAAGAGATCAAAGAGGACAGCAAGAGACATGTAACGTTTTCGAAACGACGCCGCGGGCTGTTCAAGAAAGCCGCTGAGTTGAGCGTTTTGACCGGTGCAAAAATCGCTGTGGTAACGTTCTCTAAATGCGGTAGGATCTACAGTTTTGGGCACGTGGATTCGTTGATGGACAAGTATCTTCGCAAGATTCCGGTGAACTTGGATGTATATTCAGGTGGTGACTCTGCGGAGGAGGGAGGGAGGCCGTGGTGGGAGAGGCCGGTGGAGAGTGTGCCGGAGGAGGAGTTGGAAGAGTACATTATGGCGATGAGTGTGTTAAGAGACAAGTTAGGTACGAAGATTAATGACATGGGGAGTATTGTTCCTGCATGGCCAATCAACATGATGGGTTGGAAGCCACAGATGGATATGCAAAGCATGGGGGATGTGACTGATGGGGTTACTCGATGCCGTCTAGGTCAAAACGGATGA
- the LOC106415926 gene encoding alanine aminotransferase 1, mitochondrial-like, protein MRRFVIGQAKNLIDQTRRRRPQPHHHNNLRLLSLLRPSASDSTTVSSPRLFSSSSSDMPGSDSSSSSSIPVTLDSINPKVLKCEYAVRGEIVSIAQRLQDDLKTNKDAYPFDEIIYCNIGNPQSLGQQPITFFREVLALCSHTALLDESATHGLFSSDSIDRAWKILDQIPGKATGAYSHSQGIKGLRDAIAAGIEARDGFPADPNDIFMTDGASPGVHMMMQLLISSEKDGILCPIPQYPLYSASIALHGGSLVPYYLDEASGWGLEISELKKQLEDAKSKGITVRALAVINPGNPTGQVLSEENQRDIVDFCKKEGLVLLADEVYQENVYVPDKKFHSFKKVARSMGYGEKDISLVSFQSISKGYYGECGKRGGYMEVTGFTSDVREQIYKVASVNLCSNISGQILASLVMSPPKPGDDSYDSYIAEKEGILSSLATRAKTLEEALNKLDGVTCNRAEGAMYLFPCINLPQKAIAAAEAAKTAPDAFYCKRLLNATGIVVVPGSGFRQVPGTWHFRCTILPQEDKIPAIVNRLTEFHKSFMDEFRD, encoded by the exons ATGCGGAGATTCGTGATTGGCCAAGCCAAAAATCTCATTGATCAGACTCGTCGTCGTCGTCCTCAACCTCATCATCACAATAACCTCCGCCTCCTCTCTCTTCTCCGTCCTTCCGCTTCCGATTCTACCACTGTTTCTTCTCCGcgtctcttttcttcttcttcatccgaCATGCCTGGCTCTGATTCTTCATCATCCTCCTCTATTCCCGTTACTCTCGACTCCATCAACCCCAAG GTTCTGAAATGTGAGTATGCTGTCCGTGGAGAGATTGTCAGCATTGCTCAG AGGTTGCAAGATGATTTGAAGACTAACAAGGACGCTTATCCCTTTGATGAG ATTATCTACTGTAATATTGGAAATCCTCAATCTCTTGGCCAACAGCCTATAACATTCTTCAGAGAG GTTCTTGCTTTGTGTTCCCACACAGCTTTGTTGGACGAGAGTGCTACACATGGTTTGTTCAG TTCGGATTCTATTGATCGTGCTTGGAAGATCCTCGACCAAATCCCCGGGAAAGCTACCGGTGCTTACAGCCACAGCCAG GGTATCAAGGGACTACGTGATGCGATAGCTGCTGGAATCGAAGCCCGTGACGGTTTCCCTGCTGATCCTAATGATATTTTCATGACAGATGGTGCAAGCCCTGGG GTTCACATGATGATGCAACTCCTCATAAGTTCAGAGAAAGATGGAATCCTTTGCCCTATTCCTCAGTACCCCTTGTACTCAGCTTCTATTGCCCTTCACGGTGGAAGTCTG GTTCCATACTACCTTGACGAAGCATCAGGATGGGGTCTTGAAATATctgagctgaagaagcaactggAGGATGCTAAGTCAAAGGGCATCACCGTAAGAGCCTTGGCCGTCATTAACCCTGGTAACCCTACAGGACAG GTTCTGTCAGAAGAAAACCAGCGTGACATTGTTGATTTCTGTAAGAAAGAAGGCTTGGTGCTTCTAGCAGACGAGGTTTATCAGGAAAACGTTTACGTCCCTGACAAAAAATTCCACTCCTTCAAGAAAGTAGCTCGGTCTATGGGCTACGGTGAGAAGGACATCTCCTTGGTCTCGTTCCAATCTATCTCCAAAG GGTACTACGGAGAGTGTGGGAAGAGAGGCGGTTACATGGAGGTTACTGGATTCACTTCTGATGTTAGAGAACAGATATACAAAGTGGCTTCTGTTAATCTTTGCTCCAACATCTCTGGTCAAATTCTCGCCAGCCTCGTCATGAGCCCTCCCAAG CCTGGTGATGACTCCTATGATTCATACATAGCAGAGAAAGAGGGGATCCTCTCGTCTTTAGCAACACGTGCAAAG ACCCTTGAAGAAGCTTTGAACAAGTTAGACGGTGTAACATGCAACAGAGCTGAAGGAGCTATGTATCTATTCCCTTGCATCAACCTCCCACAAAAGGCGATTGCAGCTGCAGAAGCTGCTAAGACTGCACCGGACGCGTTCTACTGCAAACGCCTTTTAAACGCTACAGGAATAGTCGTTGTCCCTGGTTCTGGATTTAGACAG GTACCCGGAACATGGCATTTCAGGTGCACTATACTCCCTCAAGAAGATAAGATTCCGGCCATCGTGAACCGTCTCACTGAGTTTCACAAGAGCTTCATGGATGAGTTCCGCGACTAA
- the LOC106415927 gene encoding uncharacterized protein LOC106415927, producing the protein MKRYWSVALVLLLLVAFCSSKHSVQGRPLLRMTHSSQAVRDLQTSKEMKEEKPLRGENDSFRRIPRTGSNPSQNKYNLPVGVQGSRKHQITEATKP; encoded by the exons ATGAAGAGATACTGGTCAGTGGCTCTGGTTCTTCTGCTACTAGTAGCTTTCTGTAGCAGCAAGCATAGCGTACAGGGACGTCCTCTGTTAAGGATGACACATTCTAGTCAAGCTGTGAGAGATTTGCAGACAAGCAAGGAAATGAAGGAAGAAAAGCCGCTTAGAGGAGAAAATGATAGCTTCCGAAGAATCCCAAGGACTGGCTCAAACCCTAGTCAGAACAA GTATAACCTCCCTGTTGGTGTTCAAGGAAGTAGGAAACATCAGATCACAGAAGCAACAAAACCTTAA
- the LOC106411715 gene encoding ubiquitin-conjugating enzyme E2 34 isoform X2, which translates to MAEKACIKRLQKEYRALCKEPVSHVVARPSPNDILEWHYVLEGSEGTPFAGGYYYGKIKFPPEYPYKPPGITMTTPNGRFMTQKKICLSMSDCKLDNALSICCLFAIKCFHYLNNLYMTFSVHPESWNPMWSVSSILTGLLSFMMDTSPTTGSVNTTVAEKQRLAKSSLAFNCKTPAFRKLFPEYVEKYNQEQLAEQAEAQQTAAESPLQESNTRAESEKAVELRKEDSEGGLKERRKNKKQGLPAWIILLLVSVFGVVMALPLLQL; encoded by the exons ATGGCAGAAAAGGCTTGTATAAAACGTCTCCAAAAGGAATATAGAGCACTCTGCAAG GAACCAGTCTCCCATGTTGTGGCTCGTCCTTCCCCAAATGACATTCTCGAGTGGC ATTATGTGCTGGAAGGTAGTGAGGGAACACCTTTTGCAG GTGGATATTACTATGGAAAGATCAAGTTCCCTCCAGAGTATCCTTACAAGCCACCCGGAATCAC AATGACTACACCAAATGGTCGATTCATGACACAAAAGAAAATCTGTCTGTCTATGAGTGATTGTAAGCTCGATAATGCACTTTCTATATGTTGTTTATTTGCAATTAAGTGCTTTCATTATCTGAATAACTTGTACATGACATTTTCAGTTCATCCAGAAAGCTGGAACCCAATGTGGTCTGTGTCAAG CATACTTACAGGACTTCTCTCATTTATG ATGGATACTAGTCCGACAACCGGAAGTGTGAACACTACCGTAGCTGAGAAGCAACGGTTGGCTAAGTCATCTCTCGCTTTCAACTGTAAAAC GCCAGCGTTCCGGAAGCTATTTCCAGAGTATGTAGAGAAGTACAACCAGGAGCAACTAGCTGAGCAAGCTGAAGCGCAGCAGACGGCAGCAGAGTCTCCTCTTCAAGAGAGCAATACCAGAGCTGAGTCAGAGAAAGCAGTGGAGCTAAGAAAGGAGGACTCAGAGGGTGGCTTGAAGGAGAGGAGGAAGAACAAGAAACAAGGATTACCGGCTTGGATTATACTATTGCTTGTGTCGGTATTTGGGGTTGTAATGGCGTTGCCTTTGCTTCAACTGTGA
- the LOC106411715 gene encoding ubiquitin-conjugating enzyme E2 34 isoform X1 produces the protein MAEKACIKRLQKEYRALCKEPVSHVVARPSPNDILEWHYVLEGSEGTPFAGGYYYGKIKFPPEYPYKPPGITMTTPNGRFMTQKKICLSMSDFHPESWNPMWSVSRYKSFLTFSIIVFITQCSCLFMKSKVRYTCRLYSKPFIFLECSILTGLLSFMMDTSPTTGSVNTTVAEKQRLAKSSLAFNCKTPAFRKLFPEYVEKYNQEQLAEQAEAQQTAAESPLQESNTRAESEKAVELRKEDSEGGLKERRKNKKQGLPAWIILLLVSVFGVVMALPLLQL, from the exons ATGGCAGAAAAGGCTTGTATAAAACGTCTCCAAAAGGAATATAGAGCACTCTGCAAG GAACCAGTCTCCCATGTTGTGGCTCGTCCTTCCCCAAATGACATTCTCGAGTGGC ATTATGTGCTGGAAGGTAGTGAGGGAACACCTTTTGCAG GTGGATATTACTATGGAAAGATCAAGTTCCCTCCAGAGTATCCTTACAAGCCACCCGGAATCAC AATGACTACACCAAATGGTCGATTCATGACACAAAAGAAAATCTGTCTGTCTATGAGTGATT TTCATCCAGAAAGCTGGAACCCAATGTGGTCTGTGTCAAGGTATAAATCTTTTTTAACATTTAGTATAATTGTTTTCATAACCCAGTGTTCATGTTTATTTATGAAATCTAAAGTTCGATATACCTGTAGACTGTATAGTAAACCATTTATTTTCCTTGAATGCAGCATACTTACAGGACTTCTCTCATTTATG ATGGATACTAGTCCGACAACCGGAAGTGTGAACACTACCGTAGCTGAGAAGCAACGGTTGGCTAAGTCATCTCTCGCTTTCAACTGTAAAAC GCCAGCGTTCCGGAAGCTATTTCCAGAGTATGTAGAGAAGTACAACCAGGAGCAACTAGCTGAGCAAGCTGAAGCGCAGCAGACGGCAGCAGAGTCTCCTCTTCAAGAGAGCAATACCAGAGCTGAGTCAGAGAAAGCAGTGGAGCTAAGAAAGGAGGACTCAGAGGGTGGCTTGAAGGAGAGGAGGAAGAACAAGAAACAAGGATTACCGGCTTGGATTATACTATTGCTTGTGTCGGTATTTGGGGTTGTAATGGCGTTGCCTTTGCTTCAACTGTGA
- the LOC106411715 gene encoding ubiquitin-conjugating enzyme E2 34 isoform X3, with amino-acid sequence MAEKACIKRLQKEYRALCKEPVSHVVARPSPNDILEWHYVLEGSEGTPFAGGYYYGKIKFPPEYPYKPPGITMTTPNGRFMTQKKICLSMSDFHPESWNPMWSVSSILTGLLSFMMDTSPTTGSVNTTVAEKQRLAKSSLAFNCKTPAFRKLFPEYVEKYNQEQLAEQAEAQQTAAESPLQESNTRAESEKAVELRKEDSEGGLKERRKNKKQGLPAWIILLLVSVFGVVMALPLLQL; translated from the exons ATGGCAGAAAAGGCTTGTATAAAACGTCTCCAAAAGGAATATAGAGCACTCTGCAAG GAACCAGTCTCCCATGTTGTGGCTCGTCCTTCCCCAAATGACATTCTCGAGTGGC ATTATGTGCTGGAAGGTAGTGAGGGAACACCTTTTGCAG GTGGATATTACTATGGAAAGATCAAGTTCCCTCCAGAGTATCCTTACAAGCCACCCGGAATCAC AATGACTACACCAAATGGTCGATTCATGACACAAAAGAAAATCTGTCTGTCTATGAGTGATT TTCATCCAGAAAGCTGGAACCCAATGTGGTCTGTGTCAAG CATACTTACAGGACTTCTCTCATTTATG ATGGATACTAGTCCGACAACCGGAAGTGTGAACACTACCGTAGCTGAGAAGCAACGGTTGGCTAAGTCATCTCTCGCTTTCAACTGTAAAAC GCCAGCGTTCCGGAAGCTATTTCCAGAGTATGTAGAGAAGTACAACCAGGAGCAACTAGCTGAGCAAGCTGAAGCGCAGCAGACGGCAGCAGAGTCTCCTCTTCAAGAGAGCAATACCAGAGCTGAGTCAGAGAAAGCAGTGGAGCTAAGAAAGGAGGACTCAGAGGGTGGCTTGAAGGAGAGGAGGAAGAACAAGAAACAAGGATTACCGGCTTGGATTATACTATTGCTTGTGTCGGTATTTGGGGTTGTAATGGCGTTGCCTTTGCTTCAACTGTGA
- the LOC106414203 gene encoding receptor-like protein 2: MLLLTNLPYRLLPVLVLVLVLVLTMVYENMRSKSKSYVRSSSTTRPIQPLSLHMLQLFIHCFLSFYFLFLTVSEAVCNPQDQETLLWFSGNVSSPVSPLKWNPSVDCCSWEGITCDDSLNSHITNISLPSRGLFGNLTSTILSLHSLTHLDLSHNRLLGPLPPGFFSSLDQLRVLNLSYNSFSGELPLEQSFGNNGSIMFFPTETIDLSSNLLQGKILSSSKFLQGFLNLTSFNVSNNSFIGPLPSFLCKSSPQLSDLDFSYNDFSGFISQGLGRCLRLSILRAGFNRLSGDIPSDIYILSKLEQLFLPSNHLSGKISDDITRLKKLTSLELYFNLLEGDIPRGIGNLSSLRSLQLHTNYLTGPVPLSLANCTNLVSLNLRVNQLGGSLTELDFSQFKSLSVIDIGNNSFTGDLPEKVYSCKSLTAIRFSGNKLTGQISPQILKLESSSFLSLSDNKLTNITDALTILQGCKKLSTLLVALNFYNETFPSNKDLISPNGFPKLKIFGIGGCGLKGEIPAWLINIKSLEVLDLSVNQLVGPIPGWLGTLPNLFYLELSDNQLSGQLSNDIFQLKALMSQKSHDETDRNSLELPVYVSPSSVTTYKQQYNHMSSLPPAIYISRNNLTGSIPVEVGKLKAIQILDLSFNSLSGVIPDELSNLTRLERLDLSNNNLTGRIPWSLRLLHFMSYFSVAYNNLEGPVPTGGQFDTFLKAYFEGNALLCGGILLNPCMSPTQPTATVTTQDEDELSRTIFLGLGFGYFFGLASFIVVRACYAGVI; encoded by the coding sequence ATGCTATTATTGACCAATCTTCCCTATAGATTACTTcctgttcttgttcttgttcttgttcttgttctcaCCATGGTTTATGAGAACATGAGATCCAAATCCAAAAGCTATGTGAGGTCTTCATCAACCACAAGACCAATACAACCTCTTAGTCTTCACATGCTTCAATTATTCATTCACTGTTTTCTTTCCTTCTATTTCCTCTTTCTAACAGTTTCAGAGGCTGTCTGCAACCCACAAGATCAAGAAACTCTCCTGTGGTTCTCAGGTAACGTATCTTCTCCGGTCTCTCCTCTGAAATGGAATCCATCCGTTGACTGTTGCTCGTGGGAAGGCATAACCTGCGATGATTCACTGAATAGTCACATCACCAACATCTCTTTGCCATCTAGAGGACTCTTTGGCAATCTCACTTCAACTATTCTGAGTCTCCATAGTCTCACTCACCTAGATCTTTCTCACAACCGTCTTTTAGGTCCTCTACCACCAGGTTTCTTCTCATCCCTTGATCAGCTCAGGGTTCTTAACCTTAGTTACAACAGTTTCAGTGGTGAGTTGCCACTTGAACAATCATTTGGTAATAATGGAAGCATCATGTTCTTCCCTACTGAAACCATTGATCTGTCAAGCAATCTTCTCCAGGGAAAAATCCTCAGTAGCTCTAAGTTTCTCCAGGGTTTTTTGAACTTGACCAGTTTCAATGTTAGCAACAACAGTTTCATAGGACCACTCCCTTCTTTCTTGTGCAAGAGTTCACCACAGCTTAGTGATCTGGATTTCTCCTATAATGATTTTAGCGGCTTCATCTCTCAAGGACTAGGCAGATGTTTGAGACTAAGTATCCTTAGAGCAGGTTTCAACAGACTCTCTGGAGACATCCCAAGTGATATCTACATTCTCTCCAAGCTAGAGCAACTGTTTCTGCCATCCAATCACCTTTCTGGAAAGATCAGTGATGATATCACCCGGCTCAAGAAACTTACCTCACTAGAGCTTTACTTTAATCTCCTTGAAGGAGACATACCAAGGGGCATAGGCAACCTCTCCAGCCTGAGGAGCCTTCAGCTCCATACCAATTACCTCACTGGTCCTGTCCCACTTTCTCTAGCAAACTGCACGAATCTTGTCAGCTTGAACTTGAGGGTCAATCAGCTAGGAGGAAGCTTAACAGAGCTTGACTTTTCTCAGTTTAAGAGTCTTAGCGTTATAGATATTGGAAACAATAGCTTCACCGGTGATCTCCCTGAGAAGGTTTACTCCTGCAAATCACTCACAGCAATCAGATTCTCAGGCAACAAGCTAACGGGACAAATATCTCCTCAGATACTGAAACTTGAGTCCTCATCATTTCTGTCTCTTTCTGACAATAAACTGACAAACATTACAGATGCTCTCACAATTCTCCAGGGATGCAAGAAGTTGTCCACTCTCCTGGTGGCACTTAACTTTTACAATGAAACTTTTCCAAGCAACAAAGACTTAATATCTCCAAATGGATTCCCTAAACTCAAAATCTTTGGCATTGGTGGATGCGGATTGAAAGGTGAGATACCAGCTTGGCTGATCAACATCAAGAGCTTAGAAGTGTTGGACTTGTCAGTGAACCAACTAGTAGGTCCAATTCCTGGTTGGTTGGGAACTCTTCCCAACCTTTTCTACCTCGAACTTTCAGACAACCAGCTTTCAGGACAGCTTTCAAATGATATTTTCCAACTGAAGGCTCTGATGTCCCAAAAGTCCCATGATGAAACAGACCGGAACTCTCTAGAGCTTCCTGTCTATGTATCACCAAGCAGCGTTACAACCTATAAACAGCAATACAATCATATGTCCAGCCTCCCACCTGCCATTTACATCAGCAGGAATAACCTAACCGGTAGTATACCAGTAGAGGTTGGGAAGTTAAAGGCTATTCAAATTCTGGATCTTTCTTTTAATTCTTTGTCTGGGGTTATTCCAGATGAGTTGTCTAACCTCACAAGGTTAGAGAGGCTGGACTTATCTAACAATAATCTAACTGGTAGAATCCCTTGGTCGCTGAGGCTCCTCCATTTCATGTCTTACTTCAGTGTGGCTTACAACAATCTTGAGGGGCCAGTACCTACGGGAGGTCAGTTTGACACTTTTCTGAAAGCATATTTTGAAGGAAACGCTTTGTTGTGTGGTGGTATACTGCTTAACCCCTGCATGAGTCCAACACAGCCAACTGCTACAGTTACAACCCAAGATGAAGATGAGTTAAGCAGAACAATCTTTTTGGGGCTTGgctttggatatttttttggattagcCTCTTTCATAGTGGTACGTGCTTGCTACGCAGGTGTAATATAA
- the LOC106413952 gene encoding CASP-like protein 2A1, which yields MEKSADHHKTSHACSGGAATEKWEEVSTAFRTAETMLRLAPVGLCLAALVITLKDSQNNEFGSVSYSNLSAFWYLVHANGICAGYSLLSAAIAAMPGSSSTMPRVWTFFCLDQILTYVVLAAGAVSTEVLYLAYKGDNAITWSDACSSFGSFCHRATASVIITFVVVCLYVILSLISSYKLFTRFDPPAIVDSNKNVEVSVFGN from the exons ATGGAGAAGAGCGCTGATCATCACAAGACTAGCCACGCCTGTTCTGGTGGTGCTGCGACGGAGAAGTGGGAGGAGGTTAGTACTGCATTCCGAACCGCAGAGACAATGCTCCGGTTAGCTCCGGTTGGGCTTTGTCTTGCGGCGCTTGTTATCACGCTTAAAGACTCTCAGAATAATGAGTTCGGTTCAGTTTCTTATTCCAATCTCTCAGCTTTCTG gTACTTGGTGCACGCAAATGGAATATGTGCAGGCTACTCTCTCCTGTCAGCAGCTATTGCAGCCATGCCTGGTTCTTCTTCTACAATGCCTCGTGTTTGGACCTTCTTCTGTCTCGACCAG ATTCTGACATACGTGGTTCTTGCTGCTGGAGCTGTGTCTACTGAAGTTCTGTACTTAGCCTACAAAGGAGACAATGCCATTACGTGGAGCGATGCGTGCAGTTCCTTTGGCAGTTTCTGCCATAGAGCCACGGCTTCTGTTATAATCACATTCGTCGTGGTTTGCTTATATGTCATTCTCTCTCTCATATCCTCTTATAAGCTCTTTACTCGCTTTGATCCACCAGCCATCGTTGACTCCAACAAAAACGTCGAAGTTTCCGTCTTTGGAAACTGA
- the LOC125592033 gene encoding uncharacterized protein LOC125592033, whose amino-acid sequence MDSTPGFVNLLNSQCSFDLDSPEPAWFSSQCPYESTVKERRKWSPKEDKILIGAWLNTSKDPVVSNEQKAGAFWKRIQDYYNSSPHLVGTTPRKLVQCKQRWSRINDQVCKFVGCFEAALREQRSGQNDDNAKDTVKEKRKQVLEVDGQEEVGEPEGRPVGVKAAKAASKRKKSGKEEELSQIHAMLEIKEKLSKQKLLERLLGKKEPLSEMKTSLKLKLMSEML is encoded by the exons ATGGATAGCACCCCTGGTTTTGTTAACCTGCTCAATAGCCAATGTTCTTTTGATCTTGATTCACCCGAACCTGCTTGGTTCAGTAGCCAATGTCCATATGAGTCTACCGTGAAGGAGAGGAGGAAATGGTCTCCAAAAGAGGATAAAATCCTTATTGGTGCTTGGCTTAACACCAGTAAGGACCCTGTGGTCAGCAACGAGCAGAAAGCTGGTGCTTTCTGGAAGAGGATTCAAGACTACTACAACTCAAGCCCTCACCTGGTTGGAACAACACCTAGAAAACTTGTTCAGTGCAAGCAGAGGTGGTCTAGGATTAACGATCAAGTCTGCAAGTTTGTTGGTTGCTTTGAAGCGGCTCTGAGAGAGCAGAGAAGTGGTCAAAATGATGATAAT GCTAAGGACACTGTCAAGGAAAAGCGCAAACAAGTGTTGGAGGTTGATGGACAAGAGGAAGTGGGAGAACCAGAGGGTCGACCTGTTGGAGTGAAGGCTGCTAAAGCAGCTAgtaagaggaagaagagtggTAAAGAAGAGGAGTTGTCACAGATACATGCCATGCTGGAAATCAAAGAAAAACTTTCTAAGCAGAAACTGCTTGAACGTTTACTTGGCAAAAAGGAGCCACTCTCTGAGATGAAAACATCTCTTAAACTCAAACTGATGTCTGAGATGTTATGA
- the LOC106412325 gene encoding glutathione S-transferase U25-like — MVDEVILLDYWPSMFGVRTRIALEEKNIKFDYIEQDLCNKSALLLEMNPVHKKIPVLIHNGKPVCESLIQVEYIDETWPRENPILPSDPYQRAQARFWGDFIDKMLPGLGKLMWGVKGEEQEAGKKEFVEMLKMLESELGDRTYFGGETFGYVDIALIGFYGWFDAFEKYGNFSIEAECPKIIAWAKRCVKRDSVAKSLPDSEKVTELVPELKKKKRVE, encoded by the exons ATGGTGGACGAGGTGATTCTTCTGGATTACTGGCCGAGTATGTTCGGAGTGAGGACGAGGATTGCTCTAGaggagaaaaacataaaattcgaTTACATAGAACAAGATCTGTGTAATAAAAGTGCCTTGCTCCTCGAGATGAACCCGGTTCATAAGAAAATCCCGGTTCTAATCCACAATGGCAAACCGGTCTGTGAATCTCTCATCCAGGTCGAGTACATTGACGAGACTTGGCCAAGGGAGAACCCAATCCTTCCTTCTGATCCTTACCAAAGAGCTCAGGCCAGGTTTTGGGGAGATTTCATCGACAAaatg CTGCCGGGTCTAGGGAAGTTGATGTGGGGAGTGAAAGGAGAGGAGCAAGAGGCGGGGAAGAAGGAGTTCGTAGAGATGCTCAAGATGCTAGAGTCTGAGCTTGGAGACAGGACTTACTTTGGAGGCGAAACATTTGGTTATGTGGACATAGCCCTGATTGGATTCTACGGCTGGTTCGACGCTTTTGAGAAGTATGGGAACTTTAGCATCGAAGCAGAGTGTCCTAAAATTATTGCTTGGGCTAAAAGGTGTGTGAAGAGAGACAGTGTGGCTAAGTCTCTTCCTGATTCAGAGAAGGTCACTGAGCTCGTTCCTGagctaaagaagaaaaaacggGTCGAGTAG